One Myxococcus xanthus genomic region harbors:
- a CDS encoding class I SAM-dependent methyltransferase has protein sequence MSFFGELYLRSTLPFLSEAVTAREADYLARAFADVAGPAPVVDLGCGHGRHAARLNAVGPLAGRVIGLELDALSLAMRRPGFPAIQGDLRALPFREASLAGAYAWYSTLAAFTDAEHIHILREVARVLRPGGRWVFQTVPFERLAASPGAAFRETLPDGSVLEEESCFDASTGRDEGRRTLTSPEGRCLRASYSLRYYPLADWVRLLESTGFSVVWVHGGLAGGPLDAQSTDLIVGAERRHG, from the coding sequence ATGAGCTTCTTCGGAGAGCTCTACCTTCGCAGCACGCTGCCGTTCCTGTCGGAGGCCGTCACCGCGCGTGAGGCGGACTACCTGGCCCGAGCCTTCGCGGACGTGGCGGGGCCGGCGCCGGTGGTGGACCTGGGGTGCGGCCATGGCCGCCACGCGGCGCGGCTGAACGCGGTGGGGCCTCTGGCGGGGCGCGTCATCGGGCTGGAGTTGGACGCACTGTCGTTGGCCATGCGGCGCCCGGGCTTCCCGGCGATCCAGGGGGACCTGCGGGCCCTGCCGTTTCGCGAGGCGTCCCTGGCGGGGGCCTACGCGTGGTACTCGACGCTGGCCGCCTTCACGGACGCCGAGCACATACACATCCTCCGCGAGGTCGCGCGCGTGCTGCGGCCAGGAGGACGGTGGGTGTTCCAGACGGTGCCGTTCGAGCGACTGGCGGCGTCCCCCGGGGCGGCCTTCCGCGAGACGCTGCCGGATGGAAGCGTCCTGGAGGAGGAGAGCTGCTTCGACGCCTCGACGGGGCGGGACGAGGGACGTCGGACGCTGACCTCCCCGGAGGGTCGATGCCTGCGCGCATCCTATTCCCTTCGTTACTATCCCCTTGCGGATTGGGTGCGGCTGTTGGAAAGCACGGGATTTTCCGTCGTCTGGGTGCACGGTGGCCTGGCGGGTGGTCCGCTGGACGCGCAGTCAACCGACCTGATCGTGGGAGCGGAGCGGCGCCATGGCTGA